The Aedes albopictus strain Foshan chromosome 2, AalbF5, whole genome shotgun sequence region cccgccgcttgctgccttggatgagatttccagccgagccgagccgtcgctgggttggtgtgtgctgctgtcgtactggaggcgccaccaacctccttgactgatccaacgaaaatgacgaaagaaaaccgaggacaaagcttttatacccctggATTAgcagaagctcctcccatttagctgcctttccagtttattttgtttgcatgccccgcccgcgtgcacccagacgcttcaaacaaTTAACCATCCCAGAAATGagccaattttcattgaaaatggTCTTATTTGGAAAATGCgttgtggaattccaggtggaatcattagtggccggctttatcattgttgctgagccatcaatcattcaatatttcacttttttgttgcacCACGCTTCTCCCGATCGATGATATTAAGCCTGGAATCTggagaaaattacatgaattcaccattccacgcaatgcgtgttaggtTTCTGCGTGGTGAATGCTGGATACCATCGAAAATTGCCCGGCTTCACTGTTGCTGAGCAACGAGTATACACGCTTTTACTATTTGGTTCCACACCACTTTTCTCGATTTATGGATGAAAATAATCCGATTTATAACTTCTGAGGCATCATTTTCGATggccctgataaggaccgtttgttcatgaattcaccatgtcaagcgatgcgtgttggttttctccgcgctaaaTGCTGGGCCCCCGAAAACTGACCCACTGTTTGCTGCTATGGATAAAATTAATGGTCGGCTTCACTTTTGCTGAGAAGCGGAGCTGTCTTTCACTTTTCATAACTCTGTAGCTAGGTGGTGCGAattgaaacggttttatttttcaagctagctaacacacacctacacactcccggcacatagcttgtaaacacgcacgagcgttcaattttcttgcaaccacctctctcagcgcggttgtcaaacacgccgtcgcgacgctgttcggaaatggtaaacatgatcaatccaccattattccaattttgttctcgtgctcaaagtttattattttccattcgcgatgggaATTTTAAtagatagttgttacaaaattagccaAAATaggttcaaaacaatgtttatccttctcctcgctttccaacggcttgacagcggcaaatggagatatcgtgacaacagttttgattatattcgcagcacctagataacaatactcttcaatcaatcacacaggttcaaaaaggtttaacataacctctatcttcaatgtttggctcccgatgtttggctcccgctgtaAGAGCAttttgagtcagtccgcgacactcagctctgtaggaaagattttctgtggtcctgaaaaggaccgtttgtattatggacgattttgatgtggTCCTGCCAGGTTGGTTTACGCCGCGTTGAATTCTGAATGCCTTCGAACACTAACCGGCAGCTGGCTGccgtggatgaaattcctggccgAGCAGAGTCGTCGCTGTGTTGGTGTGTGTTGCTGCCGGGCTGGAGGTGACACCAAccaccttgactgatccaacgaaaatgacgaaagaaaacagagggtacagcttttatacccctagattagcagatgaagctcctcccatttggctggcttccagtttatttcgtttgcatgccccgccccacatgcaccagacgcttgaaacggtttatCAACCGGGAAATGagaaaagtaaccaaaatattggaagattcagatcattttaactcgaaaatGCTATAATTTAACAATGTTCcactaaaaatggtccggataggataaagcgttgctaaattccggatggaaccattggtggccggcatcatcattgttGCGGGGCCATCAAGCATTCAATCGTTCACTTTTCGGTCACACCACACTTTTcctgttcgatggaatgaaataattatctgattcacaactcttgaggaataattttcgatggtcgtgaaaagaaccgtttaaatattaaacgatttttaacagaaaatgacatgaattcatcatgccacgcaatgcatgttggtttattccttgttgaatgctgaacgccgtcgaaaattggcccgccgctatCAGCAATGCGCCGCTGTCACTCAATCCAAATCGAGGCCCCGAGGAAagaaaagcgacgcaactcgcaaattcgtccgTCACGGCgggtctttctgtggattttgctgctgcctctgccaccaccgtcgatcaatccaattttcgaaacacttccttggtctgccgcgttagacggttagaaggtgaatgtgcaacagcacccttgccaacAACCACCGACACaaccgacacggccgtcaaagaataatgagcgaaaacgcaaacgaagaaagtgggcagctctcgatcgatgcgttcacctcgagacgacaaaggcaaatgagggaagatgcgaagaagcagtagcttttatattcgagggagcatccaaaatttgctcgatcgtgattggctggaataaacatgggttcacttttcccaatttttcaatagtttgttattgataaacagcaaatattattattggacataattggtgtaaagatttgcaatcgattggtgccaacaagaaatggctgagttattaacgctcaaaatctccactttgaacataacgcggccgatttctgaaaatctagaatgacacccggtatagaaaagagagacgtagtcctacgtcaaaaccaaAATttcttaaggccgcacgggacgacgtgtaatttttgctatcttttctctctttctaacaatttgcctcgcgattttgaaaaaGGAAATGTCAATTTCTACTGCACTgccgtagctgaaactttaatcGATTGTGCACcgaaagtgagcaaatgaacgatcaaatttctagtcgaaaatatgaagtagaagttgagatttgcatctttttaacaacagagcaatggcggacgattcagccACCGTACCGTCCGGCCTTAATCCCGCCTGATTTGGGCGTGTTCGAAcaaaaacctactgagaatctttataCCAAGGCCTACAAGAtgtagccccgcctcacttgagcgtatgcaacgcttgggtgtgtgaaagaattgaaccccaccatcgacgcCATCATCatcctccccatcatcatcatcgtcaccatcatcatcttcatcgtctttggaatttagcaccaaattctccaaaacaaatcacccgctttgttattgaagtgtaccttacttgggcacagtgaaccctagccgggcCCCGGCCACGGATGTTTATTTAAATTATAAcccaacatttttttcttgaagtcaaaacaaatcgagtacAAAGAAGTCAGGCGCCCTATGTGgtcaatacggtgtctcaatttcagaacattccagctaaggttcacctgagttcagaaccatACGCGGCCAATTCGGCggcttgatttcgaaacaaaaataaacaatctttgttccagcgcgatcaataggatttcgcggttccatatcattctttcgggttcaatactcatcgttgtcccaagcgtaatcgAAATTGCatcaccaccggacgatgatgggttataaaaactaggtcagttgtaacggaaaaaaagttttgcgaaacactacaaatgcattgtgctcccgatgggtaccacaatgtagacaactgctaaaagaaccctacaaatgcgcattttattttccgcatcgagtCCCACATTTCAAagctagtgggatacgaaaagtaaaatataacgaatacattggaaccttacaaatgcacattttattttccgtaccgggccccacgtctgggaacttagatacgcaaaataaaatggaacattacaaatgcacaaaacacaaacatgcaacacataacataaattgtgcccagttatccaaatagatcaTAGATCCAAAtagaagtccgaacccaggatgacgaggtttcatttttgttcttggtccatcagtcaatcctgtaatcgtatttcttctggcggattgccttttgtttgcagcgttaCTTGNNNNNNNNNNNNNNNNNNNNNNNNNNNNNNNNNNNNNNNNNNNNNNNNNNNNNNNNNNNNNNNNNNNNNNNNNNNNNNNNNNNNNNNNNNNNNNNNNNNNNNNNNNNNNNNNNNNNNNNNNNNNNNNNNNNNNNNNNNNNNNNNNNNNNNNNNNNNNNNNNNNNNNNNNNNNNNNNNNNNNNNNNNNNNNNNNNNNNNNNNNNNNNNNNNNNNNNNNNNNNNNNNNNNNNNNNNNNNNNNNNNNNNNNNNNNNNNNNNNNNNNNNNNNNNNNNNNNNNNNNNNNNNNNNNNNNNNNNNNNNNNNNNNNNNNNNNNNNNNNNNNNNNNNNNNNNNNNNNNNNNNNNNNNNNNNNNNNNNNNNNNNNNNNNNNNNNNNNNNNNNNNNNNNNNNNNNNNNNNNNNNNNNNNNNNNNNNNNNNNNNNNNNNNNNNNNNNNNNNNNNNNNNNNNNNNNNNNNNNNNNNNNNNNNNNNNNNNNNNNNNNNNNNNNNNNNNNNNNNNCCGCGATTTGGTGTGCTGGTTGACCCGAACCATCAGAAAGTATGCACCGGAAATCGACGAAACCGTATCGTCGGTGGATGATCTGCACAGTTTCGCTATGGAGATATCatcgtttctgaaggaattatgctGCCCCTATCATCGGCTATTGGACGGGCCCGTTAGTGCTCGGTATCTCTCGGAGGAGGATTCTTCGTTGCTGGTGGAGTTTTTGACGGGCGAATGCATTACCGGAGTGATAAACCAGCAGAAACGAAACGAAGAGCTGAAGCAGCAAATCGGTTTGATTCAGGTAATGTTTGGTTCATTTTGAATATGGTAGTACTAGGGACAAATTAAGATTGGTGCACATTCTGGGTTTGAGAAATTAACGAAAAAccataacattgaagttgtgcaTTCTTCAGAAGATTCGGAGCTTTGATAATGTGCTAAAGAATCATCCAAAGCTTGTATCTGCAATATTCTGGACACGTAAAAACCCCAAATTCCCCATGTAACTTTCAGCATCCTGGAACCCCATCAAATGCAGTGATGCAGATATTTCAAATGTTGGATCTTGATGTTAACTGTAAGAATGAAGCTGAAACATTCAATCAAATTATCCTCGGACTAGATGAACTTTTTGCAAACGATCACCCAGAGTTGAATCTTTTGTTTCATCCTAACGCCAAACTAAATGACAATCAATGGACCCAGCTGGATCAGTTTCATACAGAACTGCAGGCGGAATACAACCTTCGAAGGCAGATGATGATGACCCGGTTGGACGTGACAATGTTGGGATTCCAGTGGAAGGGGGATACTAAACTGGATGTGGCTCAAGCTTGGCGACAGAAAAGACGTAACCTGGACGCCCTGATGACAAACTTGAATCGAAGGGACATTTCGGATTTATTGGTTGCGAAGCAGGATCTGCTGACGATTGAAAAGGTGGCTTCCACGAGGATACAGGGAAGCAAGAAGAACGTTTTCCAGGGAAATTTGAAGGTGATTACAAAATCAACATTTCATAAGGCTAACATGTTTCCAATGCTTCTCACGCTAATTATCACTTGTTTCCAAATATAGCTACCCAATCGAGGGGGCGTCGTGAGTATCCACGCCAAACCTTACATGCCCGGCTGGTCATCACGAGAGGAAGGCCTACCGTGTGAGAATCTGAACAGAAAGCAATGGAAAGTGTCCAAACAGGAACCAAACAAGCATCAACCGAAAATAGGAAAGAAAGCCAAAAGGAAGCTACGCAGGGACAGTGGTGATATAAATGAGGACGATTGAGAACTGGACTGTGGTTGAGCAGTGTACTTTCAATACCTCCTtttgaataaaaataaatcaataaagaATACTTACAAAAATTTACATGTCTTCCACGCTGTACTTGTAAGCTTCCTCTTCGACGGCCTTCTTCTTGCCCATCATCTCGAACCATTTCTTCTCGAAGCCGTTGGACCGATCGACGCCGTCCCAGCGATATCCGGGCCGTATTCCGAACCGATTGTCCGGGAACGCTCCCTTGTAGACCGGCTTTTGCGGGCGGCCTTCTTGTCGATCTTTTTCCTTCTTCTTGCTTCTGATGTAATCCAGCATTGGATCACCGATTCGTTCCTGCTGCTTCAGATACTCGTCCAGATCTTCATCGTCCTTGTACCGGGCCAGCGGCTTATTCATCTCGTGGGCCGCCTCTTCCAGTTGAGTTTTGTATTCCTCCACTTGCTTCACACTGGAAAGAGAAATCGATTTTAGAAATTCCAGTTGAGAAAAAACTAGAAACAAATAATACCCTTTTCCCCAACGGGTATAGATCTCCTTCTTCTTGTCGTCTCGCTTCCGCTTTTCAAATTCCTTGCGCAGTTCTTCCTCCACGTCCCGTCGCTTGCCGGACTTTTCACGGACCACCGTTTTAGCATACCGACCGGATGCATCGGCGGACATCCGATCAAAAAGCTCAGCTTCCCGCCGACGGAACTTTTCCGTTTCCTCCTTCAGAGCGCGGGCGTCCTGCAGTCCGGCCCGTTTTCCATCCAGCGTGGTGGTCATCTTTcgagacgacgatgatgatggtccGGCCCGAGGGGATTCGCTTCTTCGTTCTCGCTTGATTCTTACCCGCGACGGACTGCTATCCGGTTCACGTTTCACTCGACGGGGTGGACTTTGATCGGAATCCGGCGATCGATTTTTTCCTCTTCTGGGAGGACTTTCATCAGAGTCCGGCGGTTCCTGTTTCACTCGCCGCAAGCTGAACTCCGATACCCGTGAGGGACTTCGTTCCTGTTTCACTCGCACCCGATCGTGATCGGACTTTTTGGAAGTACGTCTTGGGGGACTCTGATCAGAACCCGAATCCTTTCGTTTCCTTCCTTGTCGTGAATCGTCTTGACGCTTCCTAGCAGGACTTTTGTCTGAGTCAGACTGTCTTCTTGGCTTTCGCCTTGGAGGGCTCTCGTCCGAATCTTTACGTTTCCGGTGATCTTTCTGAGAGCGTCGCGGTGGACTTTCGTCGGAATCCCTTCTTCTGGATCGATCGTCAGTCTTCCTTCTGGGTGGGCTGTGATCCGAATCGTACCCTTTGCCTCGCTTTGAAGGATAAACAGGACTCGCTCCCTTTCTCCTGGGAGGACTTTCGTCGGAATCTCTCCTCCTGCTGGACTGCTTTTTCCTCGGGGGACTTTCATCCAAATCTCGTCGCCTCGATGTTCTCCCGAAATCCCTTTCCGTGGCTGCTCTACTCGACCCAGCCGTCACATTTCCCGTATTTCCCCAGCCTCCGCCACCGCCACCGTCATCAGCCGCAAGCTTCCGCCACTTGTTGCTGCTGAAATCTTCCCGGGCCTTCAGCTCCGGCGGCCGTTCGTCTATGACGCCTACGATTTGGGGCGCCTCCTCACCCAGTCCGAACAGGTCCGATTCGTCCTCGATGGCTTCATGCTGAACGGTGGAACTGAAATCATCCGCGTCTATAATTCGTACGCTGAAATAGATTGAAGGAAATCAGGTTTAGGTGCTTTTTGGGCTTGGTTAGTTGGGACTACTCACTTTGTTTTGCCAGCCGATTTgtcctttttctttttcttcttctttttgtccTTGTCATTGGAGAGATATCGCTTGAGGTACTCTTTTTGGTCTATTTTTGCAGTTGTCATTGCAAATCAGCTGTTTTATAACCGAATAACtatattttttccgaaaatttcactGAAGTCTGTAACGTTTCAACTAACTTTGCAATCGTCCTACGTGAGGtatgttttcaaaatatttcaaccAACGGTAAAATATCGTTTGACTGTCATTTTTCCTTCAGATCAAAGGTCAATCAAAAATTACGTTAAACGTCTTACACGAAAAGTtggattactgcaaaatatgataaataaAAGAATTACGCAAAATCCCCGTTGGACTCCTAAAGTGAGATTATGTTtcgtgaaatcccatttcgtattttagtgattgagtcgttccagatgATCTTTTGTGTGGGATCGGggtaaaaaaaatcgttttatcgctaaatttatcaaaaaattgatAATTAAAATGATGGGGAACttgtatttccctttcaaacatccaaattttcacgacataacctctacttccaagagcttgttcacaaatgtcataacgctggagggggtgggtggatgtacttcatggtgttacagctcgaacaaaaaaattgtcttcccatataaacaatgttacgaaggggtgggtgggcgtcaaaaaaggccaattttggcgttatgacatttgttaaTGAACCCCAATCGCCAATaggcattagcgtggttcaaaaattcgtttttgctccacaccgaggGGGGCGACATATGCAGATTATCTCGATTTTAGACCATAActtaattctggagctcgatttgaataggtcgtatgtgcttttgtcgattaaaaattcgatcagttggattcgcatattatagcgaaaaccgttgaaattaagCAAagctgatacatacagcagaatcctcacaaaacaggctttctgttccatcatttaaagtttgcaacatatctgccatattgctacaatgactaaaataaactgatcgaatttttaatcgacaaaagcacatacgacctattcaaatcgagctccagaattattcATGCTTTATTTCAATTAAATTAGAGGAATGAGCCTCGGAATGAGCAATAATCGATTAAAATCGTCCATATCCGAgaaatccgataaaatcgattataattTTGGCATCATCATCGAATCGAATATAATCGATAATGTCAAATTTCctcgtttttgtttttgtttacaaaaatTGTCCAGGGCGCGGTCCAGGGCGTTTGAGGCTAGAACATCGAGCTCAGCTG contains the following coding sequences:
- the LOC109418574 gene encoding protein FAM98B (The sequence of the model RefSeq protein was modified relative to this genomic sequence to represent the inferred CDS: added 107 bases not found in genome assembly); translated protein: MDTCNMLLQLGYPLQQGDDVPSLEQIQKAGLTNAHYRDLVCWLTRTIRKYAPEIDETVSSVDDLHSFAMEISSFLKELCCPYHRLLDGPVSARYLSEEDSSLLVEFLTGECITGVINQQKRNEELKQQIGLIQHPGTPSNAVMQIFQMLDLDVNCKNEAETFNQIILGLDELFANDHPELNLLFHPNAKLNDNQWTQLDQFHTELQAEYNLRRQMMMTRLDVTMLGFQWKGDTKLDVAQAWRQKRRNLDALMTNLNRRDISDLLVAKQDLLTIEKVASTRIQGSKKNVFQGNLKLPNRGGVVSIHAKPYMPGWSSREEGLPCENLNRKQWKVSKQEPNKHQPKIGKKAKRKLRRDSGDINEDD
- the LOC109418572 gene encoding BUD13 homolog, which gives rise to MTTAKIDQKEYLKRYLSNDKDKKKKKKKKDKSAGKTNVRIIDADDFSSTVQHEAIEDESDLFGLGEEAPQIVGVIDERPPELKAREDFSSNKWRKLAADDGGGGGGWGNTGNVTAGSSRAATERDFGRTSRRRDLDESPPRKKQSSRRRDSDESPPRRKGASPVYPSKRGKGYDSDHSPPRRKTDDRSRRRDSDESPPRRSQKDHRKRKDSDESPPRRKPRRQSDSDKSPARKRQDDSRQGRKRKDSGSDQSPPRRTSKKSDHDRVRVKQERSPSRVSEFSLRRVKQEPPDSDESPPRRGKNRSPDSDQSPPRRVKREPDSSPSRVRIKRERRSESPRAGPSSSSSRKMTTTLDGKRAGLQDARALKEETEKFRRREAELFDRMSADASGRYAKTVVREKSGKRRDVEEELRKEFEKRKRDDKKKEIYTRWGKGVKQVEEYKTQLEEAAHEMNKPLARYKDDEDLDEYLKQQERIGDPMLDYIRSKKKEKDRQEGRPQKPVYKGAFPDNRFGIRPGYRWDGVDRSNGFEKKWFEMMGKKKAVEEEAYKYSVEDM